One stretch of Cryptococcus neoformans var. neoformans B-3501A chromosome 5, whole genome shotgun sequence DNA includes these proteins:
- a CDS encoding hypothetical protein (HMMPfam hit to DUF598, Protein of unknown function, DUF598, score: 63.5, E(): 5.7e-16): protein MALLPYSAHAFRTYMRPATLPVTRATARVFSPRRYLQNILAPTDPDANSPTLIISKLTPRGFILSDNLIIPGGAILHSGKVLLWDVDPPRQPQAGEKGGLEKVWDGWEKERFGALEMLVPRPEILLLGTGQRALPAPKRLREYISGLGIQLDVMDSRNAASTYNLLVEEGRRVAAALCPLGPIDPRTGEPR, encoded by the exons ATGGCACTTTTACCCTATTCAGCGCACGCTTTCCGTACATATATGCGACCCGCCACGCTTCCTGTCACTCGCGCAACCGCCAGGGTATTCTCGCCGCGTCGATACTTACAGAATATTTTGGCGCCAACCGACCCCGATGCCAATTCTCCCACCCTGATAATCAGTAAACTTACACCCAGAGGATTCATCCTATCCGACAACCTCATCATACCGGGAGGGGCAATTTTGCATTCTGGTAAAGTCTTATTATGGGACGTTGACCCTCCAAGGCAACCTCAAGCAGGTGAGAAAGGCGGTTTAGAAAAAGTCTGGGACggatgggaaaaggagagatttGGGGCGCTGGAGATGCTTGTGCCGAGACCGG AGATACTCTTGCTGGGCACCGGACAACGGGCATTGCCGGCGCCGAAACGATTGCGCGAATATATCAGTGGCTTGGGCATCCAGCTTGATGTGATGGATTCA CGAAATGCTGCGTCCACCTACAACCTGTTAGTGGAGGAAGGCCGCCGCGTGGCTGCAGCGCTGTGTCCTTTGGGTCCCATTGACCCGCGCACCGGCGAACCACGCTGA
- a CDS encoding hypothetical protein (Match to EST gb|CF191040.1|CF191040) — protein sequence MPMVNNPDLAMIARQGYLQQQQRLAQMGQMGVPNMMPPQGGTPQQGQPPVYMGIAPEMREKQAMEAAARETMLREKAMRDAALHEAAKKRARTKPTPAQQAIARQPGAFQPPISNEQYLKSALTGPPSAPSAVPAASVPGPAAEPIEPWADPLDELDPRELAMARFRKRHEVINEVFGPETVKEIVTAGDWDSWEEMEEKRLQQQVEQLEKEVEELEKTMEGNIEAFKERLEDIESGEVASNA from the exons ATGCCCATGGTAAACAATCCAGACCTCGCCATGATTGCTAGACAGGGGTATcttcagcagcaacaacgGCTTGCGCAGATGGGTCAAATGGGCGTCCCCAACATGATGCCTCCTCAAGGAGGAACGCCTCAACAGGGACAGCCCCCCGTTTATATGGGCATCGCTCcggagatgagagaaaagCAAGCTATGGAAGCTGCCGCTAGAGAAACCATGTTGAGAGAAAAAGCTATGAGGGACGCTGCATTGCATGAAGCAGCTAAGAAGAGGGCTCGA ACCAAACCGACACCAGCGCAGCAAGCAATTGCGCGCCAACCAGGCGCGTTCCAGCCACCAATATCAAACGAACAATATCTCAAATCTGCCCTCACTGGCCCGCCTTCTGCTCCATCAGCCGTGCCTGCCGCGTCCGTACCAGGACCAGCGGCCGAACCAATAGAGCCATGGGCCGACCCATTGGATGAGCTTGATCCGCGTGAACTTGCCATGGCAAGATTCAGGAAAAGACACGAGGTCATCAATGAAGTGTTTGGACCGGAGACTGTGAAGGAAATCGTTACAGCGGGTGATTGGGATTCttgggaagaaatggaagaaaaaaggctTCAACAACAGGTCGAGCAGCTTGAAAAAGAAGTAGAGGAGCTCGAGAAAACAATGGAGGGCAATATTGAGGCGTTCAAAGAGAGGCTAGAAGATATCGAGTCCGGCGAGGTTGCTAGTAATGCTTGA
- a CDS encoding hypothetical protein (HMMPfam hit to Ribosomal_L2, Ribosomal Proteins L2, RNA binding domain, score: 107.8, E(): 2.6e-29; HMMPfam hit to Ribosomal_L2_C, Ribosomal Proteins L2, C-terminal domain, score: 196.5, E(): 5.1e-56) encodes MVCTRVFGWKVESLGASVSSVLPLPIPSPTPPMPALHRPALSAARALRRTVRARIPSVLAARYSTGAPGADEKQQMMFGGPPPTKKDEGAILKRYTGPGFPFIPSLRHVVYPFHPHLHKGGPVKELTVPLRRKGGRGNDTGQIVTRHRGGGHKRRIRIVDFHRRASGEHRVIRIEYDPGRSAHIALIRKQGSTSTLSAEQAEESLAEGGHDNEAVKGGWSYIIAPLGLRAGDVVVSYRSGIPEKLIQQCDMTSSMYGSTLPSGETDAVSPPRKSRATDTPEMRRALGMLRTVTLKPGNVLPLYLIPPGMQVHNISLTVDGRMQLCRSAGTFGQVVSHQGSDGRSIGGSDVLTMGGGFDEEGNRVPKKGFVLVKLQSGEVRKLDPGCVATIGVVSNKEHQFRQLGKAGRNRWLGRRPHVRGAAMNSVDHAHGGGRGKSKGNKHPRSIYGTLQHVRTRRPKDKDGNKAVVTERPRGKQTAAKH; translated from the exons ATGGTCTGCACGCGAGTTTTCGGGTGGAAAGTCGAAAGTCTGGGTGCAAGTGTTTCCAGTGTCTTGCCTCTGCCCATCccctcccccaccccccCGATGCCCGCCCTGCACCGCCCCGCCCTCTCCGCCGCCCGGGCCCTCCGCCGCACAGTCCGCGCGCGCATCCCGAGCGTCCTCGCCGCCCGCTACTCGACCGGCGCACCCGGTGCAGACGAAAAACAACAAATGATGTTCGGCGGTCCCCCCCCCACGAAAAAGGACGAGGGCGCAATCCTGAAGAGATACACCGGCCCAGgcttccccttcatccct TCCCTGCGCCACGTCGTCTACCCCTTCCACCCCCACCTCCACAAAGGCGGCCCCGTCAAGGAGCTCACCGTGCCGCTCCGTCGCAAAGGCGGCCGGGGCAACGACACCGGCCAGATCGTCACCCGTCACCGCGGTGGTGGGCACAAGCGCCGGATCCGTATCGTCGATTTCCATCGTCGCGCGTCCGGCGAGCACAGAGTCATCCGCATCGAGTATGACCCGGGGCGATCTGCCCACATCGCCCTCATCAGGAAGCAGGGTTCGACGTCTACCCTGAGCGCTGAGCAGGCAGAGGAGAGCTTGGCCGAAGGCGGTCACGACAACGAAGCCGTCAAGGGCGGCTGGAGCTACATCATTGCTCCTTTAGGACTGAGAGCTGGCGATGTCGTAGTTTCCTACCGAAGCGGCATACCGGAAAAGCTGATCCAACAGTGTGACATGACTTCCTCAATGTACGGCTCTACGCTTCCCAGCGGCGAAACCGACGCcgtctctcctcctcgtaAATCTCGAGCGACCGACACCCCAGAAATGCGCCGTGCGCTCGGTATGCTCCGTACCGTCACTCTCAAACCCGGAAACGTCCTCCCTCTCTATCTCATCCCTCCGGGTATGCAAGTGCACAACATCTCGCTTACCGTGGATGGCAGGATGCAGCTCTGTCGATCAGCAGGCACTTTTGGCCAGGTCGTCTCTCACCAAGGCAGCGACGGTCGATCTATCGGTGGCTCCGATGTTCTCACAATGGGCGGTGGTTTCGATGAGGAGGGTAATCGGGTGCCCAAGAAGGGTTTCGTGTTGGTCAAGCTGCAAAGCGGTGAAGTGAGAAAGTTGGATCCTGGATGTGTCGCCACCATCGGTGTGGTTAGCAA CAAAGAGCACCAGTTCCGACAACTTGGTAAGGCCGGTCGAAACCGCTGGCTCGGTCGTCGACCCCACGTCCGTGGTGCGGCCATGAACTCTGTCGACCACGCCCACGGTGGTGGTCGAGGTAAGAGCAAGGGTAACAAGCACCCCAGGAGTATCTACGGTACATTGCAGCACGTCAGAACGAGGAGGcccaaggacaaggacgGGAACAAGGC TGTTGTTACCGAGCGACCAAGAGGAAAGCAGACAGCGGCCAAGCACTAG